The Carassius carassius chromosome 16, fCarCar2.1, whole genome shotgun sequence genome window below encodes:
- the LOC132159531 gene encoding piggyBac transposable element-derived protein 4-like, with product MDASNKEMVDSVMDSSEESVNSDEEQEKTKEWDDFSDKDSVASSDSAEEEMSIDDGLETLLDEFTDASGDDDWNPEVTPQKKKRSGLSSVSPSPAKSSRSGTPSSVQSGKSKGRRSSVSRSLPFSLSILEQKWKSADEPDVEPTQPTFRPKQKPGPRLVSTATCSPRQYFELFFSKTVMRTILANSNAYGAMRQEGTKKPWEDISLKDLKSFIALVIYMGLLKCFKLTDYWRKSQIYNLPYPTQIMSGRKFMTISKALHLSDPKVDAENDKKRGTPEYDRLCKIKPLYQDMRDACKASFHPFQNISIDERMVASKAKNGLKQYMKNKPTKWGYKLFVLADSLCGYTWDFFIYEGKISAEKSKGISYDSVMSLANEKLLGSGYKLFVDNFYTSPKLFRDLLQKKIWACGTVRANRIGHLKTVAPRGNIRWFREDNLLFVEWKDRRDVLMCSTFHKAFNGDSIKRNVKGTDGVWAIQDFPVPGAVLDYNKHMGGVDLSDALISFYTVLHKTRRWYRSFFYHFVDIAVVNAFILHQQMAKMNNQKPLTQKAFREALVEELGGTAPVSPNTHIPPTLTPYSHLPKYISGDSSIGRRKCKICCYKTPVMCVTCDVPLCFVPKRDCFTSWHCPDYSSENETE from the exons ATGGATGCGTCTAATAAAGAGATGGTAGATAGCGTTATGGACAGCTCGGAGGAATCTGTAAACAGTGATGAAGAACAAGAAAAGACCAAAGAATGGGATGATTTTTCTGACAAGGACAGTGTGGCTTCTAGCGACTCTGCAGAAGAGGAGATGTCCATCGACGATGGTCTCGAAACCCTTCTGGATGA GTTTACAGATGCCTCTGGTGATGATGACTGGAATCCAGAGGTCACTCCACAAAAGAAGAAGAGATCCGGACTGTCTTCCGTATCGCCATCCCCAGCAAAGTCTAGCCGATCGGGAACACCTTCCTCTGTGCAAAGTGGCAAAAGCAAAGGTAGGAGAAGCAGTGTGAGTCGATCCCTACCTTTTTCCTTGAGCATCTTAGAACAGAAGTGGAAAAGTGCAGATGAGCCTGATGTTGAGCCGACACAGCCAACATTCAGACCTAAACAAAAACCCGGCCCACGGTTGGTCTCCACTGCAACATGCAGTCCTCGGCAGTATTTTGAGTTGTTCTTCTCAAAAACAGTCATGCGGACAATTTTAGCAAACTCAAATGCATATGGAGCCATGCGCCAGGAAGGCACGAAGAAGCCATGGGAGGACATTTCACTTAAAGATCTGAAGTCGTTCATAGCACTGGTGATTTACATGGGTTTGCTGAAATGCTTCAAACTGACAGACTATTGGAGGAAGTCTCAGATATATAATCTTCCCTATCCGACTCAGATCATGTCTGGCAGGAAGTTTATGACCATCAGTAAAGCTCTTCATCTTAGTGATCCCAAAGTGGATGCAGAGAATGACAAGAAGAGGGGAACACCTGAATACGACCGCCTGTGTAAGATCAAACCGCTGTACCAGGACATGAGGGACGCCTGCAAAGCCTCTTTCCATCCCTTTCAGAACATCTCCATTGATGAACGAATGGTGGCATCGAAGGCTAAAAATGGACTCAAACAGTACATGAAAAACAAACCTACAAAATGGGGGTACAAACTTTTTGTATTGGCAGATTCCCTCTGTGGCTACACATGGGACTTCTTCATCTATGAAGGAAAGATCAGTGCAGAGAAGAGCAAAGGCATAAGTTATGATTCTGTCATGAGTCTGGCAAATGAAAAGTTGTTGGGAAGCGGCTACAAGCTGTTTGTTGACAACTTTTACACCAGTCCCAAGCTCTTCAGAGACCTGCTGCAAAAAAAGATCTGGGCTTGTGGCACCGTTCGCGCAAACCGCATTGGCCACTTAAAGACAGTGGCTCCTCGTGGCAATATTCGCTGGTTTAGGGAAGACAATCTGCTGTTTGTTGAGTGGAAGGACAGGAGGGACGTGCTGATGTGCTCAACCTTTCATAAAGCCTTTAATGGGGACTCCATTAAGAGGAACGTGAAAGGAACCGATGGAGTTTGGGCCATTCAGGATTTCCCTGTTCCAGGCGCAGTGCTGGATTACAACAA GCACATGGGAGGAGTGGATCTGTCTGACGCACTAATTtcattttacacagttttacATAAAACAAGAAGGTGGTATCGGTCCTTTTTTTACCACTTTGTGGACATCGCTGTGGTCAATGCCTTCATTTTGCACCAGCAGATGGCCAAGATGAATAACCAGAAGCCTCTGACTCAAAAAGCCTTCCGGGAGGCACTTGTTGAAGAGCTTGGAGGAACAGCACCTGTATCCCCCAACACACATATACCACCCACTCTTACCCCTTACTCCCATTTGCCCAAGTACATCAGTGGAGATAGCAGCATTGGAAGACGAAAATGCAAAATTTGCTGCTACAAAACTCCAGTCATGTGTGTGACTTGTGATGTGCCACTGTGCTTTGTTCCCAAGCGTGACTGTTTCACCAGCTGGCATTGCCCAGATTACAGCAGTGAGAATGAGACAGAGTAA
- the LOC132159532 gene encoding piggyBac transposable element-derived protein 4-like has translation MKNLRTTQIVVKERVDAVVLRPKLRKKRDQIAKDNTKKCGKNGGQDDAVILRPNLRRKKRVEIAKDNTEECSKKGDQDEAIYSRPMLKRKKSNEVVKDNTEECVNGNTVEQDENDEVTDFEESSDDSVASSVDPIEEQLFLDGLDPLLDRFSDASDQDWFPFCNPQKKKRRSIMYSVKCGGRKGGKSSTNQALPLFSSEQKWKSVEEPDVEPKQPIFKPKDTPGPQLNSTATCSPLHYFELFFSKSVLQTVVEHTNAYGAMHCEGKKSPWENISIKYLKSFIALMIYMGMTKCFKLSDYWKKSYIYSMPFPARIMSRNKFFNICWGLHLNDPKVDAENEKKRGTPEYDRLCKIKPLYQDMRDACRASFHPSQNISIDEQMVASNTKNILLEYMEDKPTRWGYKLFVLEDSLCGYTWDFFIYEAKVYSEKSKGISYDSVMSLANEKLLGRGYKLFVDNFYTSPMLFRDLLQKKIGLVAPFAQTALAT, from the exons atgaaaaatctAAGGACAACACAGATTGTGGTAAAAGAACGAGTTGATGCAGTTGTTTTGCGACCAAAGCTAAGAAAGAAAAGAGATCAAATAGCTAAGGACAACACGAAGAAGTGTGGTAAAAATGGGGGACAAGATGATGCGGTTATTTTGCGACCAAATCTAAGAAGAAAGAAAAGGGTTGAAATTGCTAAGGACAACACGGAGGAGTGTAGTAAAAAGGGGGATCAAGACGAGGCTATTTATTCGCGGCCAAtgctaaaaagaaagaaaagcaatgAAGTAGTTAAGGACAACACGGAGGAGTGTGTAAACGGTAACACTGTGGAACAAGATGAAAACGATGAGGTGACAGATTTTGAGGAGTCGTCTGACGACAGTGTCGCGTCCAGCGTGGATCCCATAGAAGAGCAGCTGTTCCTCGATGGTCTGGATCCCCTCTTGGATCG GTTCTCGGATGCCTCTGATCAGGACTGGTTTCCATTTTgcaatccacaaaaaaaaaaaaggagatccATAATGTATTCTGTAAAATGTGGCGGAAGGAAAGGTGGGAAAAGCAGCACGAATCAAGCCCTACCTTTGTTCTCCTCAGAACAGAAGTGGAAAAGTGTAGAAGAGCCTGACGTTGAGCCGAAACAGCCAATATTCAAACCTAAAGACACACCTGGCCCGCAGTTAAACTCTACTGCAACATGCAGTCCTCTGCACTATTTTGAGTTGTTCTTTTCAAAATCAGTGCTACAGACAGTTGTAGAACATACAAATGCATATGGAGCCATGCATTGTGAAGGAAAGAAGAGCCCATGGGAgaacatttcaataaaatatcTTAAGTCATTCATTGCACTTATGATTTACATGGGCATGACGAAATGCTTCAAACTGTCAGACTACTGGAAGAAatcatacatatacagtatgccGTTTCCTGCAAGAATCATGTCTAGAAATAAATTTTTTAACATCTGTTGGGGGCTCCATCTTAATGATCCCAAAGTGGATGCAGAGAATGAAAAGAAGAGGGGAACACCTGAATACGACCGCCTGTGTAAGATCAAACCGCTGTACCAGGACATGAGGGACGCCTGCAGAGCCTCTTTCCATCCCTCTCAGAACATCTCCATTGATGAACAAATGGTGGCATCGAACACCAAAAATATACTCCTAGAGTACATGGAGGACAAACCTACAAGATGGGGGTACAAACTTTTTGTTCTGGAAGATTCCCTCTGTGGCTACACGTGGGACTTCTTCATTTATGAAGCGAAGGTCTATTCAGAGAAGAGCAAAGGCATTAGTTATGACTCTGTCATGAGTCTGGCAAATGAAAAGTTGTTGGGTAGAGGTTACAAGCTGTTTGTTGACAACTTTTACACCAGTCCCATGCTCTTCAGAGACCTGCTGCAAAAAAAGATTGGGCTTGTGGCTCCGTTCGCGCAAACCGCATTGGCCACTTAA
- the LOC132159534 gene encoding keratin, type II cytoskeletal 8-like: MSLRNKRISSSSSVRSSGKMGGYGYSSLSGISLGASAPSFSTSSAYLGPPIASVSVNKSLLAPLNLEIDPNIQMVRTKEKEQIKSLNNRFATFIDKVRFLEQQNKMLETKFELLQGQTPGRSNVEPMFDAYMANLRRQMDVVNNDRTKLDGELRNMQGLVEDFKHKYEDEINKRNNLENDFVILKKDVDSAYLVKADLEDKVGALTDEINFLRTIYDEELRELQASIKDTSVIVQMDNSRNLNMDHIVAEVKAQYEEIAAKSREEAESWYKSKFDQMSSQAIQYNDELRNTKGEIAEINRMISRLQSEIEAIKSQRANLENQIAEAEDRGEMTVKEAKGRIKDLEEALQRAKQDMARQLREYQELMNVKLALDIEIATYRKLLEGEEDRIGQQPVVNIQAVSNYSSKGMNGFQQNSSPSPKILIKTTETRNNTRFSTH, translated from the exons ATGAGTCTGAGAAACAAGCGCATCAGTTCCAGCAGCTCTGTGAGGAGCAGTGGGAAGATGGGAGGCTACGGCTACAGCAGTTTAAGTGGGATCTCCTTGGGAGCATCTGCCCCGAGCTTTAGCACCAGCTCTGCCTATCTGGGGCCACCCATCGCTAGCGTCTCGGTCAACAAGAGCCTGCTTGCGCCTCTCAACTTGGAGATCGACCCCAATATCCAAATGGTGCGCACTAAGGAGAAGGAGCAGATCAAGTCGCTGAACAACCGCTTTGCCACCTTCATCGACAAG GTGCGCTTCTTGGAGCAGCAGAATAAGATGCTGGAGACCAAGTTTGAGCTGCTGCAGGGCCAGACCCCGGGCCGCTCCAACGTTGAGCCCATGTTTGATGCTTACATGGCCAACTTGCGCAGACAGATGGACGTGGTCAACAATGACAGGACCAAACTGGACGGAGAGCTGAGGAACATGCAGGGACTGGTGGAGGACTTCAAACACAA ATATGAAGATGAGATCAACAAAAGGAACAACCTGGAGAACGACTTTGTGATTCTGAAAAAG GATGTAGACTCTGCATATCTGGTGAAAGCTGATTTGGAGGACAAAGTTGGTGCCCTGACTGATGAGATCAACTTCCTGAGGACCATCTACGATGAG GAATTGCGTGAGCTGCAGGCCAGCATTAAAGACACATCCGTCATTGTGCAAATGGACAACTCCCGAAACCTCAACATGGATCATATTGTGGCCGAAGTCAAGGCTCAATATGAGGAGATCGCAGCTAAGAGCCGCGAAGAGGCTGAATCCTGGTACAAGTCCAAG TTCGATCAGATGTCCTCTCAAGCCATTCAGTACAACGACGAACTGCGAAACACTAAAGGAGAGATTGCAGAGATCAACCGCATGATCAGCCGTCTGCAGAGCGAGATCGAGGCCATTAAATCACAG CGTGCTAACCTGGAGAACCAGATAGCGGAGGCCGAGGATCGTGGCGAGATGACTGTGAAGGAAGCCAAAGGTCGTATTAAGGACTTGGAGGAGGCGCTTCAGAGAGCTAAGCAGGACATGGCTCGCCAGCTCCGCGAGTACCAGGAGCTCATGAATGTCAAGTTGGCTCTGGACATAGAGATCGCCACCTACAGGAAGCTGCTGGAAGGAGAGGAGGACAG GATTGGACAGCAGCCAGTTGTGAACATTCAGGCTGTTTCCAACTACA GTTCCAAAGGGATGAACGGGTTTCAGCAGAACAGCTCTCCATCGCCTAAAATCCTGATCAAGACTACTGAAACCAGAAACAACACCAGATTCAGCACTCACTGA
- the LOC132159537 gene encoding pre-miRNA 5'-monophosphate methyltransferase: METHVSHVNEEDSEDPGAAPYGNFINYYTFNPPENRLSLIPQTLLQNIGLASERVLILDVGCNSGDLSVALYKHLLHEEASGSDFSKREVYLLGFDLDQDLILRAQNSNPIPQNIQFIPLDITDGAKSQAVLESYLGRFGCPRFHLCTCFAVTMWVHLNHGDEAFLSLLSRLASLCEFLLLEAQPWKCYRSAARRLRKLGRSDFDHFKTLEIRGDMAAHAREHLEKQCSMDLVQSFGNTSWDRSLLLFKRR; this comes from the exons ATGGAGACTCACGTTTCCCATGTGAATGAAGAGGACAGCGAAGATCCTGGAGCTGCTCCTTATGGAAACTTCATCAATTATTACACCTTCAACCCGCCAGAGAACCGCCTGAGTTTAATACCACAAACACTGCTGCAAAACATCGGCCTCGCCTCTGAACGCGTGTTAATCCTGGACGTGGGATGTAATTCAGGG GACTTGTCTGTTGCTCTCTACAAACATTTATTGCATGAGGAAGCCTCTGGAAGTGACTTTTCTAAAAGAGAAGTCTATCTGCTTGGATTTGACCTGGACCAGGATTTAATCCTTCGGGCGCAAAACTCCAACCCCATTCCCCAAAATATCCAGTTTATCCCCCTGGATATCACAGATGGTGCAAAGAGCCAGGCAGTGCTAGAGTCGTACCTGGGCAGGTTTGGCTGCCCCCGTTTCCACCTGTGCACCTGTTTTGCGGTGACTATGTGGGTGCATCTGAATCACGGAGACGAGGCGTTTCTGTCTCTCCTCTCCAGACTGGCGTCTCTCTGTGAGTTTCTGCTGCTGGAGGCGCAGCCGTGGAAGTGTTATCGCTCTGCTGCACGACGGTTACGCAAATTGGGCCGCAGTGACTTTGACCACTTCAAGACCCTTGAGATTCGAGGGGACATGGCTGCACATGCTAGAGAGCACTTGGAAAAGCAGTGCAGCATGGATTTGGTGCAGAGTTTCGGGAATACCTCATGGGACAGAAGTCTTCTGCTCTTCAAAAGACGATGA
- the LOC132159538 gene encoding cytochrome c oxidase assembly protein COX14 homolog, producing MLSGKRIADVGYKLFSGSMMLLTLYGGYLCVLRAQRFMQRQKQLEAQNESTASETIKD from the coding sequence ATGCTCAGCGGGAAGCGCATCGCTGATGTGGGTTATAAGCTCTTCTCTGGCTCCATGATGCTGCTGACGCTGTACGGCGGATACCTGTGCGTCCTGAGGGCGCAGCGATTCATGCAGAGGCAGAAACAGCTGGAAGCACAGAATGAGAGCACGGCTTCAGAAACCATTAAAGACTAA